A portion of the Bifidobacterium lemurum genome contains these proteins:
- a CDS encoding LacI family DNA-binding transcriptional regulator codes for MATINDVAREAGVSKTTVSYVISRNPRIPADTAERVHKAMRKLGYTVNHTARALSTAKTMTFGLLVNADENMSLSLTRGAYLCELSNFARQQGYDLLLMSNPNGVQAIRDLASARKIDGLIIMDINREDPRVKAAVESKVPTVLLGIPADSMGLDQVDTDFERAAREVVDLFAKQGHREVALVHTPESPVDEGSNYAVRFRTSVMAEAAVRGITLHVPPVEDWDLDPTQKLRAVLARFPQVTGVIIDDDNTVISTSQVLMELGIDVPRDLSVAVVVPEVLRAGMCIPYTSIDIDLPAVAEETIETLCRRIAKPNAPSVTRLVSQPLTDQGSVRAL; via the coding sequence GTGGCAACAATCAATGATGTGGCGCGTGAGGCGGGGGTGTCCAAGACGACCGTCTCCTACGTGATTTCTCGCAATCCGCGAATCCCCGCGGACACGGCCGAGCGGGTGCATAAGGCGATGCGCAAGCTGGGGTATACGGTGAATCACACGGCCCGCGCGTTGTCCACGGCCAAAACGATGACGTTCGGTCTGTTGGTGAACGCGGACGAGAACATGTCGCTGTCGCTTACCCGCGGCGCGTATCTGTGCGAGTTGTCGAATTTCGCCCGACAGCAGGGATACGACCTGTTGCTGATGAGCAACCCTAATGGCGTGCAGGCGATTCGCGATCTGGCCAGCGCCCGCAAAATCGACGGTTTGATCATTATGGACATCAATCGGGAGGATCCGCGCGTGAAGGCGGCCGTCGAATCGAAGGTTCCGACCGTGCTGTTGGGCATACCCGCCGATTCGATGGGGCTTGACCAGGTGGACACCGATTTCGAGCGGGCCGCACGCGAGGTGGTCGACCTGTTCGCCAAGCAGGGGCATCGTGAGGTGGCTTTGGTTCATACGCCTGAGAGTCCTGTTGATGAGGGGTCGAATTATGCGGTGCGATTCCGGACGTCGGTGATGGCCGAGGCCGCCGTGCGGGGGATTACGCTGCATGTGCCGCCGGTCGAGGACTGGGATTTGGATCCCACACAAAAACTGCGGGCGGTGCTCGCGCGTTTTCCGCAGGTGACCGGCGTGATCATCGACGATGACAACACGGTGATCTCCACGTCGCAGGTGCTGATGGAGCTGGGCATAGATGTGCCGCGTGATCTTTCGGTCGCGGTGGTGGTGCCTGAGGTGCTGCGCGCCGGCATGTGCATTCCTTACACGTCGATTGACATCGATCTGCCCGCGGTGGCGGAGGAGACGATTGAAACCCTGTGCCGGCGTATCGCTAAGCCGAATGCCCCCTCGGTGACCAGACTGGTCAGTCAGCCGTTGACCGATCAGGGGTCGGTGCGCGCGCTCTGA